The proteins below come from a single Thalassotalea ponticola genomic window:
- a CDS encoding molecular chaperone, translated as MALPTESDSFRRDVYLLLAALLRDAPKAELLELLGSLDVDLQQADNRQLLTAFLQLKQEANKASPTQLNDAYFNLFIGLSFGDIYLYAGWYNEQKLMSHSLAKLRHYLSTIGFTRQTEIKEPEDHISALCEVMAILIDNDSQHQQLVFFEQFVGTWYDGLCQALIDNQISSFYANVGRVMRAFLQQEKALFERLNVAVSQR; from the coding sequence ATGGCCTTACCAACAGAGAGTGACTCGTTTAGACGTGATGTCTATTTATTACTCGCTGCGTTACTGCGCGATGCACCTAAAGCCGAATTACTCGAGCTACTGGGTTCGTTAGACGTAGATCTACAGCAGGCGGATAATCGTCAGTTATTAACGGCCTTTTTACAGTTAAAGCAAGAAGCGAACAAGGCGTCACCTACTCAGTTAAACGATGCTTACTTTAATTTGTTTATCGGTCTGTCGTTCGGTGACATTTACTTGTACGCGGGGTGGTATAACGAGCAAAAATTAATGTCGCACAGCTTAGCCAAGTTGCGTCACTACTTAAGCACTATTGGTTTTACCAGACAGACTGAGATCAAAGAGCCTGAAGACCATATCTCTGCACTTTGTGAAGTTATGGCTATACTTATTGACAATGACAGCCAACATCAGCAATTAGTGTTTTTTGAACAATTTGTTGGTACTTGGTATGACGGCTTATGTCAGGCGTTAATCGACAACCAAATAAGTTCATTTTACGCCAATGTCGGACGTGTTATGCGCGCGTTTTTACAGCAGGAAAAAGCGCTGTTTGAACGCTTAAATGTGGCGGTGTCACAGCGCTAA
- a CDS encoding 4Fe-4S binding protein — MNSDYRKIRQQLYRKHPPYHNLIPVTVSYQTTGTILIIGPEDLIRLASGQFDSRKRVTLLATEPISRNQQAYLEHVMQQSQSQTVYYAKLHSISGFLGQFNVLVEQQGSLFNLAEGSIQKPHFDLIIDLGQSVYCQAPLLPVGYFHPASDDQALQKIIDSIDDYIGEFEKPRYVSVEHKSCAHSRNDLSGCTRCVDVCSADAIRVVDNNIDIDPYLCHGSGTCVSACPTESIRYDLPPAESMLYNTRAVIREYFQQTRYKPVLVIHDTSFEQDKLLADLPEHFLSLSLEQVPIIAVPHLLAFMAWGAERVLLIESTALSETAKAQLNDQVNLANALMAHIQLPTSINVLAEHQLLDDKLAELASFYRQDQHIAAIASADFSSEHKQSLFYHALDHLTESVLAITQSDTEITQIDHFFADNLDKGAISVADDCTLCMGCVASCPTGALIADEASPQLSFVERDCIQCGLCQAACPENVISLNSRVNLNANQRNQPVVLKQEAPFLCITCGQPFATQSMVERMLSTLAEHSAFLGHSERLKMCADCRVKDMVSEVIANPSKQLK, encoded by the coding sequence ATGAACAGCGATTACCGAAAGATTCGTCAGCAACTTTACCGAAAACACCCACCGTATCACAACTTAATTCCAGTAACGGTATCCTATCAAACGACTGGTACTATTCTTATTATTGGTCCAGAAGATCTGATCCGTTTGGCCAGCGGTCAGTTTGACAGCAGGAAAAGGGTTACCCTATTGGCTACCGAGCCGATAAGCCGTAACCAACAAGCGTACTTAGAACACGTTATGCAGCAAAGTCAGTCGCAAACGGTATATTATGCAAAATTGCATTCAATCAGTGGTTTTTTAGGACAGTTTAACGTGTTGGTCGAGCAACAAGGTTCGCTGTTCAATTTGGCCGAAGGCAGCATACAAAAACCCCATTTTGATTTGATTATTGATTTGGGGCAAAGTGTCTACTGCCAAGCGCCACTGTTACCTGTAGGCTATTTTCATCCGGCAAGTGATGACCAAGCGCTGCAAAAAATTATTGACAGTATTGATGATTACATCGGTGAGTTTGAAAAGCCACGCTACGTATCGGTCGAGCACAAAAGTTGTGCTCATTCGCGCAATGATTTATCAGGTTGTACGCGATGTGTCGATGTTTGCTCTGCTGATGCAATTCGAGTCGTCGACAATAACATCGATATTGATCCGTATCTGTGTCATGGCAGTGGCACATGCGTCAGTGCGTGTCCGACAGAATCAATACGTTACGATTTGCCTCCTGCAGAGTCAATGCTTTACAACACGCGGGCGGTGATAAGGGAGTACTTTCAGCAAACGCGTTATAAACCTGTGTTGGTGATTCACGATACAAGCTTTGAACAGGACAAATTGTTAGCCGATTTACCGGAACACTTTTTATCGCTGTCGCTAGAGCAGGTACCCATAATTGCGGTTCCACATTTACTGGCCTTTATGGCTTGGGGAGCAGAGCGAGTTTTGTTGATTGAGTCAACGGCGCTAAGTGAGACGGCAAAAGCGCAATTAAACGACCAAGTCAACTTGGCTAATGCATTGATGGCTCACATCCAGTTACCAACTTCTATCAACGTATTAGCTGAGCACCAGTTGCTCGATGACAAGCTGGCTGAGCTAGCGAGCTTTTACCGGCAAGACCAACACATTGCTGCTATTGCCAGTGCTGACTTTAGCAGCGAGCACAAACAGTCCTTGTTCTATCACGCTCTTGATCATCTAACTGAGTCGGTATTGGCTATTACTCAAAGTGATACAGAGATAACCCAGATTGATCATTTCTTCGCTGATAATTTAGATAAAGGGGCAATTAGCGTGGCAGATGATTGTACCTTGTGCATGGGCTGTGTTGCTTCCTGTCCAACAGGAGCATTAATCGCTGATGAAGCGTCTCCTCAACTCAGTTTTGTTGAGCGGGACTGCATCCAGTGTGGCTTGTGTCAAGCAGCGTGTCCCGAAAACGTCATTAGCCTAAACAGTCGGGTAAATTTAAATGCGAATCAGCGCAATCAACCGGTGGTGCTAAAACAGGAAGCGCCATTTTTGTGTATTACTTGTGGTCAACCATTTGCCACCCAGTCGATGGTCGAGCGCATGTTATCGACACTAGCCGAGCACAGCGCATTTTTAGGTCACAGTGAACGCCTTAAAATGTGTGCCGATTGTCGAGTCAAAGATATGGTCAGTGAGGTGATTGCCAATCCAAGTAAGCAACTCAAGTAA
- a CDS encoding DUF3305 domain-containing protein, which yields MQRNQYLWPLYVSIEKHTKQFDGWSSEQWAVTQFLSATQPRPKDAHLVFLELFLDERASYRLNLDLDNPKLFIICDQLDDGRWLPTSVTAEQSIATACLESDTPVISIDMPTAIACWIERFISVHGEVAICAHRRKHVDRKKEQRK from the coding sequence ATGCAGCGAAATCAATATCTTTGGCCATTGTATGTATCTATAGAGAAACACACCAAGCAATTTGACGGGTGGTCAAGTGAGCAGTGGGCAGTGACTCAGTTTCTCAGTGCGACACAGCCGAGGCCCAAAGATGCCCATTTGGTGTTTCTTGAGCTGTTCTTAGATGAGCGGGCCAGTTATCGCTTGAACCTCGATCTCGACAACCCGAAATTGTTTATTATTTGTGATCAACTCGACGATGGGCGTTGGCTTCCCACGTCGGTCACTGCCGAGCAAAGTATCGCCACTGCCTGCTTAGAGTCCGATACACCGGTTATTTCAATTGATATGCCAACCGCTATTGCGTGTTGGATAGAGCGTTTTATTAGTGTTCACGGCGAGGTTGCTATTTGCGCTCATCGACGCAAACACGTGGATAGAAAAAAGGAACAACGCAAGTAA
- a CDS encoding DUF3306 domain-containing protein encodes MMIFTRVYRRWLAYLAKNPVRDTTDEPQQIDSRATATHRGDDLRQSCNQTTVVNIEHSDSAVIDKKTSSLNSAPRVGGDSQPGDKPTLAQQKSAQKNSPNIVSSDPLPDPNEIEIGGSFARFLADDVDQKSQTSALQMLWKQPHYQVLDGLEQCDQDFSNQPRLLDSEKQQLIKQVYRHLVKDDQHLEEDESARCTADIDDGEAGDLTTDAKPIENTDRSTVEQHLDSEQNPDVELGRDKAQR; translated from the coding sequence ATGATGATTTTTACTCGCGTATACCGTCGTTGGCTCGCCTACTTGGCGAAAAATCCTGTGCGAGATACAACAGATGAACCGCAGCAAATAGACTCTCGGGCAACAGCGACTCACCGCGGCGATGATCTACGCCAGAGCTGCAATCAAACCACCGTTGTAAATATTGAACACAGCGACAGCGCGGTGATAGATAAGAAAACGTCGTCTCTAAACTCAGCCCCAAGAGTAGGTGGTGATAGTCAACCAGGCGATAAACCAACACTAGCCCAGCAAAAATCTGCCCAAAAAAACTCGCCTAATATCGTGAGCAGCGACCCTTTGCCCGACCCTAATGAGATCGAGATTGGTGGCAGTTTTGCGCGTTTTTTAGCGGATGATGTTGATCAAAAAAGTCAAACATCTGCCCTGCAAATGTTGTGGAAGCAACCTCATTATCAGGTGTTGGATGGTCTAGAACAATGCGATCAAGACTTTTCTAATCAACCTAGGTTGTTAGACTCAGAAAAGCAACAGCTAATAAAGCAAGTCTACCGTCACTTAGTAAAAGATGATCAACACTTAGAGGAAGACGAGAGCGCGAGATGTACAGCTGATATTGACGATGGCGAAGCAGGTGATCTAACAACCGATGCAAAGCCGATAGAGAACACAGACCGCAGTACCGTCGAACAACACCTCGATAGTGAGCAAAACCCAGACGTTGAGCTCGGGCGTGATAAAGCCCAGCGGTAA
- a CDS encoding molybdopterin-dependent oxidoreductase, with protein MKLTRKQHLPTEQAAHCEHQQTRRQFLKTAGMTATGVASAGLLGPAMMRKTQASEYIDKNVPTTVKRSICSACAVGCGIYAEVQNGVWTGQEPAFDHPISQGSHCAKGAAEREHGQGKRRVRYPLKLVDGKWQRLSWQQALGEITGKMKTIRKESGPDSVYFMGSAKFSNESAYLYRKLAALWGTNNIDHSARICHSTTVAGVANTWGYGAQTNTLNDLHNSKAILLIGANPAEAHPIAMKHILQAKEKGAKLVVADPRYTRTAAHSHLYCSLRPGTDIPFIYGLLWHIFDNGWEDKEFIKSRVFAMENIREEVKKFDPDTVSDITGVDKQTLFQAAKTIADNRPGCIVWCMGGTQHHIGNSNTRIYCILQLALGNIGVSGGGANILRGHDNVQGATDVGVLFDTLPGYYGLTTGAWQHWCRVWDLDYEWVKANFDQGEYLGRQPMTSPGIPCSRWHDGVLEDKKDVAQADNIRLAFFWGQSVNTETRQNEVRDALDKLETIVVVDPYPTMAAVLHNRSDGVYILPAGTCYESHGSVTNTSRSMQWREQVIEPLFEAKADTDIMYLIAQHLGIAEQLTKNIAKTANGISIEDICREYNRGMWTIGMSGQSPERLKYHTMHWGEFSVKDLVATSGEAKGEVYGLPWPCWGTPEMRHPGSPILYNTNVHVKQGGSNFRARFGVEYQGESLLADGTYSKGSDIKGGYPEFSSEMLKQLGWWDELSDEEKQQAEGRNWKNDLSGGIIRVALEHGCSPYGNAKARCLVWTFPDPVPIHREPLYAPRRDLVAKYPTYDDMRVHRLPTLYRSIQEQDFTDRYPLQLSSGRLVEYEGGGEETRTNEWLAELQQEMFVEINPEDAAQRNIKHWDDVWLEGAEGGRIKIKAMVTPRVLKGLAWMPFHFAGVMSGENLIDKYPEGTAPYVLGESANTALTYGYDPVTQMQETKCSLCQIEKA; from the coding sequence ATGAAGTTGACTCGTAAACAGCATTTACCCACCGAGCAAGCCGCTCACTGTGAGCATCAGCAAACGCGACGTCAATTTTTAAAAACCGCGGGTATGACCGCCACGGGTGTGGCGTCAGCCGGTCTTTTGGGGCCGGCGATGATGCGCAAAACTCAGGCTAGCGAATATATAGACAAAAACGTGCCAACCACAGTAAAACGAAGCATATGCAGTGCGTGTGCCGTTGGTTGCGGGATATATGCGGAAGTGCAAAATGGCGTTTGGACCGGGCAAGAGCCGGCGTTTGATCACCCGATCTCTCAGGGCAGTCACTGTGCTAAAGGGGCTGCTGAAAGGGAACACGGCCAAGGCAAACGCCGAGTTCGCTATCCACTAAAATTGGTTGATGGCAAGTGGCAACGACTATCTTGGCAACAAGCTCTTGGTGAAATAACCGGTAAAATGAAAACCATTCGCAAGGAGTCAGGTCCCGACTCGGTGTACTTTATGGGCAGTGCCAAGTTTTCCAACGAAAGCGCCTACTTATATCGAAAGTTGGCGGCGCTTTGGGGAACCAATAACATTGACCATTCGGCGCGTATATGCCATTCGACTACCGTTGCCGGAGTGGCTAATACCTGGGGCTATGGTGCGCAAACCAATACATTGAATGACCTGCACAATTCAAAGGCCATTTTATTGATCGGTGCAAACCCTGCAGAAGCACACCCGATTGCGATGAAACACATTTTGCAAGCCAAAGAAAAGGGCGCCAAACTGGTGGTCGCAGATCCGCGCTATACCCGCACCGCCGCCCACTCTCATTTGTATTGTAGCTTGCGACCTGGTACTGATATTCCGTTTATTTACGGCTTGTTGTGGCATATTTTTGACAATGGCTGGGAAGATAAAGAGTTTATAAAGTCGCGGGTCTTTGCCATGGAAAACATTCGCGAAGAGGTGAAGAAATTTGACCCAGATACCGTTAGTGATATTACCGGTGTCGACAAACAAACGCTTTTTCAGGCGGCAAAAACAATAGCGGATAATCGGCCCGGCTGTATTGTTTGGTGTATGGGTGGAACCCAACATCACATCGGTAATTCCAATACCCGCATTTACTGTATTTTGCAGTTGGCACTGGGCAATATCGGTGTCAGTGGCGGCGGCGCCAATATACTGCGCGGTCACGATAATGTGCAAGGTGCCACCGATGTTGGCGTCTTATTCGACACACTACCAGGCTATTACGGTCTGACGACGGGGGCTTGGCAGCATTGGTGTCGGGTATGGGACTTAGATTACGAGTGGGTCAAAGCCAACTTTGATCAGGGGGAATATTTAGGTCGACAACCGATGACCAGTCCCGGTATTCCCTGCTCTCGATGGCACGATGGTGTGCTCGAGGATAAAAAAGACGTTGCCCAAGCAGACAACATTCGCTTAGCGTTTTTTTGGGGACAGTCGGTTAATACCGAAACACGTCAAAATGAAGTGCGAGACGCACTCGATAAATTGGAAACCATCGTCGTTGTCGATCCCTATCCAACAATGGCTGCCGTGCTGCACAATCGCAGTGACGGGGTTTACATCCTTCCCGCGGGCACCTGCTATGAATCTCACGGCAGTGTGACCAATACCAGCCGCTCGATGCAGTGGCGAGAGCAGGTTATAGAGCCGTTATTTGAAGCCAAAGCCGATACCGATATCATGTATCTGATAGCTCAGCATTTGGGCATTGCTGAGCAACTGACTAAAAACATCGCCAAAACCGCTAACGGGATTTCAATCGAGGATATTTGTCGCGAATACAATCGCGGCATGTGGACTATTGGCATGTCAGGACAAAGTCCAGAACGACTTAAGTATCACACCATGCACTGGGGCGAGTTCAGTGTAAAAGATTTAGTAGCTACGAGCGGTGAGGCCAAAGGTGAAGTGTACGGATTGCCTTGGCCTTGTTGGGGCACACCAGAAATGCGTCATCCTGGATCACCGATACTGTACAACACCAACGTACACGTTAAACAGGGAGGCTCCAATTTTCGCGCGCGATTTGGAGTTGAATATCAAGGCGAGAGTTTGTTAGCTGACGGTACCTATTCTAAAGGCTCTGACATCAAAGGAGGCTATCCAGAGTTTAGTAGTGAAATGCTCAAACAGCTCGGTTGGTGGGACGAGCTCAGTGACGAAGAAAAACAACAAGCAGAAGGGCGCAACTGGAAAAACGATCTGTCTGGGGGCATTATCCGCGTCGCCTTAGAGCACGGTTGTTCTCCCTACGGTAATGCAAAAGCACGTTGCTTGGTATGGACCTTCCCCGACCCAGTCCCCATTCACCGTGAACCTTTGTATGCGCCGCGCCGCGACTTGGTAGCGAAATACCCAACTTACGACGATATGCGCGTGCATCGCTTACCGACTTTGTATCGGTCAATCCAAGAACAAGACTTTACTGATCGCTATCCTTTACAGCTCAGTTCCGGTCGCTTAGTCGAATACGAAGGCGGCGGCGAAGAGACTCGAACCAATGAATGGTTAGCCGAATTACAACAGGAAATGTTTGTTGAGATCAACCCAGAAGATGCAGCCCAGCGCAATATCAAACATTGGGATGACGTTTGGTTAGAAGGCGCTGAGGGTGGGCGTATCAAGATAAAAGCAATGGTAACGCCTCGTGTTCTCAAAGGGTTGGCGTGGATGCCATTTCACTTTGCTGGTGTGATGAGTGGAGAAAACTTGATTGACAAATATCCCGAAGGAACGGCTCCGTATGTGTTAGGAGAGTCAGCCAATACGGCACTGACGTACGGTTATGATCCCGTCACTCAAATGCAAGAAACAAAATGTTCGTTGTGCCAAATAGAAAAGGCGTAA